CAAATTGGCGTAGCCGATGAGCAAACCGGTGAGAAGCCAAAATTCGCTGCATTAAGAAAAGACCAAAGAATGGAAACTATTACTTTGGATGAGGCTTTACTTTTATTTAAAATGCCCAGAATAACGGGTGAATTTGAAGGGAAAGAAATGAAAGTTGGCATTGGAAGATTTGGCCCTTATATTGTACATAACAGTGTATTTACCAGCTTAGGAAAAGAAGATGATCCTTACACTGTGGAAGCTGATAGATGCATAGAATTAATATTAGCCAAGCGTAAAAAAGATGCTGAAAAATTAATTAAATCGTTTGACGAAAATCCGGATTTAAAAATAGTAAATGGTCGTTGGGGTCCGTTTATTTCCATGAATCGTGAAAATTTTAGAATACCAAAAGGTACTGAACCATCCAAACTTTCATTTGCCGACGTGGTACAAATCATTGGCGGACAAGATAAATACGAAGCGGTAATTGAAAATTCAAAATTTAAAGCCGGAAAATCAAAAGGTAAAAAAACAGCGAAGTCAAAAAGCGTAGCGAAGTCAACCGCTAAAGTTGCTGCTCCAAAAAAAACCGTTAAAAAAGTTGCCGCAAAAAAAACTGCGGTAAAAAAGAAAGCCGTTAAGAAAACAGCTGTGAAGAAAAAGGCGGCCAAAAAAGCAAAAAAGAAGTAATTGCTTCTGCTTTTTCAAGTTTTTTAATCGTTCCCAATTTTGCGTACATTTAATTAAAATGTCGGCTTATCTTATACTTCTAATCAAAGCTATTCTCGCTTTAGTATCATTGGCATTTGCCAATTTTATGGTGGGTCGCAGCCTTTTATCTTTCTATAAAAGTAATGCCGCTAAAAATTACTATGAATATTTTTTCAAAAGCTCTTTAACGGGAACGATCGCAATTGTAATAGTCATATCCCTTATCAAAACACAATTTAATTCCATTAACCTATTATTTTTACTCCTCATTATTTTTATTTTCATTGAAAAGAAAATTAAAAAAAATAATGAAAAACTTGTAAGCACACAAATTAAACCTCATTTAAAATCAAGAGATTTAATTACCCTACTTGTTTTTTTATCAATAGCTTTTCTATGGAATTGCAGCGTTATATTTATTCCTTCTGAATTTCCAATTGCTGAAATTGAAAAAGATAGTTTTTATTATGCCGAAATTTCAAAATGCCTAATTCAAACCGGTAACGAAAATACATTTTTAACAGCAAATTTAATTGGAGACACTTATCATGCGGCAACACCTTACCATTATTTTGATCTCTGGATCAATGGATTCATGGCAAAAGTTTTTAAAATAAATTACGCTGTTTCTTTACATCTCATTACTTATGCCTATTTTCTATTTTTATTTGCTATTGGAATAATATCCATGTTTGGTTCTTTTCAGAATAACAAAATAATTAATAGCATTTTAACCTTAGCTCTTTTATTTATCGGAGGTCTATTTATTTCGGAAAATATTTTTCACTTGTTTCAGTACCAATCTCAAATGGAAGGAATGAATGAACGATTTGGCGGTAAACTGGCCATGATTTACGGTTTTGCACTGGCTAGTATGATGAGCTTTAAAGATCGAAATTACTCCTCCGGTTTATTCTATTTATTCTTATTGCCTATCCTGTCAATAAGTTTAGCCCCTGCAATTTATGGCGGAATTATCCTTTATTGCTCCATTTTATTTTTTAAGAATTCAGAAAAAAGAAGTGAAAGCATAAGGTATTTATTTTATGCAGCACTCCTTTTAACGGCTATTCAATTATTTTACGCATTCAATAAAAACTCCCATTTAAATTACAGATTAGATAAACCACTTTTGAAATACACCGATTTTACTGAATTTAGTTTTTTTAGGCTCAAGTTTTTTTTAGTGGAATTTTTTCTGAAATCCTGGGCCCAACCTTTTTTATTTGCTTTAAATTATTTACCGTTTATTCTTTTAGCGGTTTACTATTATTTTATTTCCAAATCGGATAAAACCTATCGACATTTAGTGCATATTTTGATTTGTATTTGGGTATGCGGACTAACAGCATTTTCTACACTTTATTTATTGGATGATGCTCATCAATTTTTCACCAACACGCACGTTTTAGCACATGTGTTATTTGCATTCACCTTTGTTTTACTTTACCAAAGAAAAGATGCATTTAAATTTATTTTATTGATACCTTTTTTATTTGGTTTAATCTTCCGTATTTATTTAAGTTATCATTCGTTTAAAAAAGTTGATGTTTATGGCAATAAAGTAAGCGAGGAATACCTGATAAAAGTGAATCAGCAATTTGATTCTATTACTCAAATAACTCATGGAGGCGTGATGTATGATAAAATATTATATAATAACACTAGAATAACTTATCCCTTGGAGTTTTATTTATGTCCAACCATTCTTAACCCGCTTGTTTATACTCCTTTTAATTTAACTCCGGAAATCATAAATGAAAAATGGAATTTATATCAGTATGATAAGGCTATTACCAGAAGCCCGTTTGTGCTTTTTTGCAGATCAGAATCCCAAAAAAACAAAAGTGTGTTAGAGAATCAAATTGATTTTATTCAAAAATACAATATTAAATATCTGATCATACCCACATCAGACACCCTTAAGTATGAAAAATATTTTCAAATTAAGCAGGAAATAAAAGATAAATTATCCGGGCAGAAAATAATATTTTTAAATTAAAAAAAAATGGAAAAAGTAAACATAGGTGAAAAATTGAATTTATTTCATGAGCATTGGTCGCCTCATATTGTAGGCGAATTGAATGGGCAACACATCAAATTAGCCAAGTTAAAAGGTGAATTTGTATGGCACAAACATGATTTGGAAGACGAAATGTTTTTAGTATTGAAAGGTACATTAACCATGCATTTAAGAGATAAAATAATTGTAATTAAAGAAAAAGAATTTATAATAATTCCCAAAGGTACTGAACACAAACCGGAAGCTATTGAAGAAGTTGAAGTATTGTTGTTTGAACCTATATCTACCTTAAACACAGGCGATGTAAAAAACAATCTGACCAAATCAGATTTAAAGAAAATTTAAACCCGAATTCCCATTACGCATACGTCATCAATTTGCTCCAGGCTACCCTTCCAGGCTTCAAAAGTTTCATTGAGAATATTTCTTTGCTCTTGCATAGGTAATTTTGAAATACTTAAAACCAACTCTTTAAAATTTTTGAATTTAAACTTCTTACCGTTATCTCCTCCAAACTGATCTACATAACCATCCGTAAGTAAATAAAAACAATCTCCCGGCAAAACATCAATTTCATGCAATTCAAATTTTTTACCTTCCGTTGAATGCCCTCCAATAGAAAATTTACTCGGTTTAAATTCGATTAATTCATTATTACGGATCAAAAGTAACGGGCGTTGAGCTCCCGAATAGTACAATTTATTTTCGTTTTTATGATAGGTACACAAAGCTAAGTCCATACCATCATTGGCCGATGCTTCTGAACTTTTCTTTATCAATTGAACCAATTTCTGATCAATGGCTGACAAAGCTTGTGCCGGATTATCCACCTGTTGATCGTTAATTACTTTATACATGATATCGCCGCAAATTAGCGACATAAATGCGCCCGGCACGCCATGACCTGTACAATCAGCCGCAGAAAAAACTGTAGTATTATTGCTAAAGTGATCAAACCAATAAAAATCACCGGATACAATATCTTTTGGCTTGTATAAAATAAAAGCTTCTTTAAAATTCTTATTAAACTCTTCGGTATTTGGAGCTACAGCCTGTTGAATTTTTTTAGCATACCGAATACTATCGGTAATATCCTTGTTTTTTTCTTCAATGATAGCTTTTTGTTTTTGAACTTCGACCGTTCTTTCCTGCACTTTATGCTCAAGATTTTCATAAAGATTGGCGTTATCCAAAGCAATTGCAATGGAAAGTGCCATATTCCTTAAAATGTTTACATGATAATCCTGATAAGCATTTTTTGTAAAACATTGTGCTGTTAATACTCCAATTTTTTTCTCTTTTGTAAAAAGAGGCAGGTAAACTAAAGAGTCAGGCGTTTCACCTACAATAGATTTGTTGAAGTTTTTTGTGTACTTCACATATTCTACCATATGATCATTAATCACTATTTCTTTTTCTTCTTCAAAGCACATTACGGCATATCGCTCTTTATTATCCATGCTTACTTGGACAAAGGGAAGCTTTTCACCTTTTTCAATAAACCCTGAAAATCCGATGGTATTCGTTTCCGGATTGTACATCCCAATACCAAAAGATTCAGCCCGAACAATGCTTTGGAGATTTTCATATACTCGAGAAACAATCGTTTCAACCGATAAAGAAGAGGCAATTACTTTGGCTATTTCGGCTGAAAGTTTAACATCATTAAAATTTTTCTCAATTAATTCTTTTTGTTTAATCACTTCTCTGGTTCTTTCCTGAACCATATCTTCCATATTTTGGTATAGAAATGCATTATCGATAGCGATGGCCACATACACTGCAAGGTTCTTCAAAATCTGAACGTGATAATCACTATAAGCATTTGCTTGCGTGCTTTGCACCGTTATAATACCAATCACTTTTTCTTTTAAAGTCATGGGAAGAAAAATGATAGATTTAGTATCAAAGGCGCCCTGAATAACCATATCTCCCCTTTTGATAAATTGATCTATTTCAGCATCAAAATCATTGATAACTACATCCCGATTTTCATTGTAACATAAATAAGTTAATTTATCCCGGTCGGTAATTTGATATACCATACTGGAGAATTTATCCTTTCCTTCAATGAAAAGCGGATAAACAATTTTATTCGTTTCTTTATTTAATAATCCAACACCAAAGCAATCAGCACTCATTAAACTGGTAATTTTAGCATATACTTTATCAATAATATCCTCTACAGATAAGGTTGATGTGATGTCATTTCCTATTTTAGTTAAAGTACGTTGATCCTCAAATGTTTTTTCAATTTGTTCTTTTTGTTTAATTACTTCTAAGGTTCTTTCTTTTACTTTCTCTTCCAAATTTTCATAAAGGTTTGCATTGTCTAATGCAATACCAATTGAAACGGCCAAATTTTTAAGTATATTAAAATGATAATCGGTGTACACATTTTTTTCAAAACTCTGAACGGTGAATACACCAATTTTCCGATCTTTAGAATACAATGGAATATATACAATAGCCGCAGAATCTTTACCCGAAACCGGGGCTGCTATTCCTTTTATGTATTTTTTATAATCTAGTAAATAGTCATTAATTAAAATATCCGTCTCGTTGGTAAAGCAATATGCGGCCAAACGATTTGGATCATCCGATTTATAACTAAAATAAGGCATTATCTCGTCATTCTCTACAAAACCTTTAAATTCGAGATTTCCATTAGATTCATTATACACACCAATTCCAAACATGGTGGCATCCATCAATTTATTTACATTTTCATATAATTTACTGATAATCGTTTCTACAGAAAGAGATGCACTAATATCTTCGGCAATCTGACCTAATAATCTGGTGTTTTCATATGCTGTGGAAATTTCGGCTGTACGCTCTGATACCCTTTCTTCCATTTGTGCATATAGAGAAGCATTATCAATGGCAATAGTTGTATAAATAGCTAAACTCTTTAAAAGCTGAATATGGTAATCACTGTATGCATTTACTTCGAAGCTTTGCACAGTAATTACACCAATATTTTTACCACCGTGTGAAAGCGGCATATAAATGATAGATTCGGTACTTTGTCCGGGTAGAGATTTTCTGGAACCCACCCTTTGACTATTGATAAATTCTTCCGTGAAATTATGAATAACCAAATCTTGTTGTGTTGTATAACATAAAACGGCAGGACGATTTTTATCAGACATTTTATGTGAATAGTCTTCCAGAATTTCGCCCTTTTCCATTACTCCCTTAAAAACAATTTCCTCATTTTCCGGATCGTAAATTCCTATCCCGAACATGGCAGCATCCATCAATTGATTCACACTGGAATAAACTTTACTAATAATTTCCTGTATAGAAAATGTACTTGTAATTTCACGTCCAATTTCACTAATCAGTTTGGTATTGTTGCTGGCTTTTTCAATTTCTTCTTTTTGCTTAACAACTTCAGAAGTTCTTTCTTTAACTTCTGTTTCCATATTTTCATACAACCAGGCATTTTCCAAAGCTGTGGCGGTATAGGTACTCAAGGTTTTTAAAATCTCGAGGTGGGAAGGCGTATATGCGTTAAACTTGAAACTTTGTACTGTAATTACCCCTATTATTTTTTTACCGAGAACCATTGGCGTAAATAAAAGCGAGTTTGGCATGTCGCCGGTTACCACGCGTATTTTAGTTACATACTTTTTATATTCTTTGCGGTTGTCATTTAAAAAAATGTCTTTTTTATTTTTGATACACCAAACCGTATAATTATCATCATCCGTTAAAGGAATAGTATGCACCACATCATCCAACACACCACTTTCAATTTCATACTTATACTCTACTGTATTATTTTCTTTATTGTAAATACGCACACCAAAACAATCCACAGACATTACCTCATTAATGCTGTCATATAGTTCTTTAAAAATACTTTTAAGATTCAAGTTAGAAGTAATGTGCCTTCCTATTTCATTTATTTTTTTATTTACCTTATAAGAATACTCAATTTCTTCTTTACTTCTCTTTAATTCAATCGTTCTTTCGTTTACAATACTTTCCTGCTTTTCATATAATCTTGCATTTTCCAAGGCTATAGCAATGTAAGTAGCCAGGTTTTTCAAAATATTTAAATGAAACGGATTGTATGCATTGGTTTTGAAACTTTGTACAGTAACCACACCTAATTTTTTATCTTTAAATAAAAGGGGCAAATATAAAATGGATTCTACCCTTTTTCCAATCTTAGGTGTATAGGCTTGTTTGATATACTTTATAATTTCTTTATCGTGATCATTTATTACAATTTCCCGCGCCTCATTAAAACAAATTGCCGTTAATCGATTAGTTTCTGATATTTTATATTTAGTATTCGTATATTTTTGTTTTCCTTCAATATAAAGCGGATAGATTACAGCTTCCTCCTTTTCATTGTAAATACCAATTCCAAACCCTTCAGCATCCATCAATTTGTTAATCGACTTATACGCTGTATTTACAATTTTTTCAACCGAAAGTGTAGAAATGATACGCTGACCCAACTCACTCATGTGAATAAGATTCTCGTTAAAATTTTCTAACTCTTTGGCTTTTTCTTCCAGTATTGCTCGCTCGGCACTATTTTGCAAAACCCGATTTTGTAATTCAAAACTTTTTGCCTGCTGAATACTTTTAAAATTTCTTACTTCTTCCTTATACTTATGATATAATTTAAAAAAGTAAAGCGCTTTATCATTTTGTTTTTGCTTTTCGTAAATTTCGGCAAGCTTTTGAGTTGTTTTATATAAAGTTTCTTTAGCACCAACTTCTTTGGCTATTTGATACGCTTCAGTAATAAATTCAACTGCTTTATTAGAATCCTTCTTTATCAAATATAAATTACCAATACTATTTAGGGTGTTGGCTATGCCTACTTTAAATCCAATACTTTTTCTAACCTTTAAACTTGTATTAAATTGGGATAAGGCTTTTTCGTACTGTTTAGATTTTAAGTAGGTATTACCAAGACCCTCTAATGCATAAGAAGTAACATTTAATTGTTCATCTAATCCTTTACACGTTTTAATGCATGTTTTAAAATACGATTCAGCATTCTTATATTTTTTTAAATTCAAGTAAGTTTCTCCGATACCCTCCTGAATTTTTGCTAATGCAATATTTAATTTATTTTTCTTTGCTAATTTCTCGGCTTCCAATAAAGACTTGAGCGCTTTTTCATTCTGTTCAGTAGTGTAGTACACTGTGCCAATACCATTTAATGCATCAGCCATAACCGGAATTTCATTTATTTTTAGCGCCAAATCATACGCGGTTTTATAGCATTTAAGCGCAACATCATAATCCGATAAAAGATAAAAATTGGTACCCAATGCAACGTATACCGATGATCCGTTTTTCTTATCCTTTAATTTCTTAAAAATTTCATTGGCTTGTAAACAATACTCAATTGCTTCTTCGTTTTTTGAAATCCAAACCATAGAAAAA
This sequence is a window from Sphingobacteriaceae bacterium. Protein-coding genes within it:
- a CDS encoding GAF domain-containing protein, with protein sequence MSLTLKSPSNFKTIDSLNEKARILIKKDPVKAIELAEKALVKASKENYLMGIALAKKNIGFSMVWISKNEEAIEYCLQANEIFKKLKDKKNGSSVYVALGTNFYLLSDYDVALKCYKTAYDLALKINEIPVMADALNGIGTVYYTTEQNEKALKSLLEAEKLAKKNKLNIALAKIQEGIGETYLNLKKYKNAESYFKTCIKTCKGLDEQLNVTSYALEGLGNTYLKSKQYEKALSQFNTSLKVRKSIGFKVGIANTLNSIGNLYLIKKDSNKAVEFITEAYQIAKEVGAKETLYKTTQKLAEIYEKQKQNDKALYFFKLYHKYKEEVRNFKSIQQAKSFELQNRVLQNSAERAILEEKAKELENFNENLIHMSELGQRIISTLSVEKIVNTAYKSINKLMDAEGFGIGIYNEKEEAVIYPLYIEGKQKYTNTKYKISETNRLTAICFNEAREIVINDHDKEIIKYIKQAYTPKIGKRVESILYLPLLFKDKKLGVVTVQSFKTNAYNPFHLNILKNLATYIAIALENARLYEKQESIVNERTIELKRSKEEIEYSYKVNKKINEIGRHITSNLNLKSIFKELYDSINEVMSVDCFGVRIYNKENNTVEYKYEIESGVLDDVVHTIPLTDDDNYTVWCIKNKKDIFLNDNRKEYKKYVTKIRVVTGDMPNSLLFTPMVLGKKIIGVITVQSFKFNAYTPSHLEILKTLSTYTATALENAWLYENMETEVKERTSEVVKQKEEIEKASNNTKLISEIGREITSTFSIQEIISKVYSSVNQLMDAAMFGIGIYDPENEEIVFKGVMEKGEILEDYSHKMSDKNRPAVLCYTTQQDLVIHNFTEEFINSQRVGSRKSLPGQSTESIIYMPLSHGGKNIGVITVQSFEVNAYSDYHIQLLKSLAIYTTIAIDNASLYAQMEERVSERTAEISTAYENTRLLGQIAEDISASLSVETIISKLYENVNKLMDATMFGIGVYNESNGNLEFKGFVENDEIMPYFSYKSDDPNRLAAYCFTNETDILINDYLLDYKKYIKGIAAPVSGKDSAAIVYIPLYSKDRKIGVFTVQSFEKNVYTDYHFNILKNLAVSIGIALDNANLYENLEEKVKERTLEVIKQKEQIEKTFEDQRTLTKIGNDITSTLSVEDIIDKVYAKITSLMSADCFGVGLLNKETNKIVYPLFIEGKDKFSSMVYQITDRDKLTYLCYNENRDVVINDFDAEIDQFIKRGDMVIQGAFDTKSIIFLPMTLKEKVIGIITVQSTQANAYSDYHVQILKNLAVYVAIAIDNAFLYQNMEDMVQERTREVIKQKELIEKNFNDVKLSAEIAKVIASSLSVETIVSRVYENLQSIVRAESFGIGMYNPETNTIGFSGFIEKGEKLPFVQVSMDNKERYAVMCFEEEKEIVINDHMVEYVKYTKNFNKSIVGETPDSLVYLPLFTKEKKIGVLTAQCFTKNAYQDYHVNILRNMALSIAIALDNANLYENLEHKVQERTVEVQKQKAIIEEKNKDITDSIRYAKKIQQAVAPNTEEFNKNFKEAFILYKPKDIVSGDFYWFDHFSNNTTVFSAADCTGHGVPGAFMSLICGDIMYKVINDQQVDNPAQALSAIDQKLVQLIKKSSEASANDGMDLALCTYHKNENKLYYSGAQRPLLLIRNNELIEFKPSKFSIGGHSTEGKKFELHEIDVLPGDCFYLLTDGYVDQFGGDNGKKFKFKNFKELVLSISKLPMQEQRNILNETFEAWKGSLEQIDDVCVMGIRV
- a CDS encoding cupin domain-containing protein — translated: MEKVNIGEKLNLFHEHWSPHIVGELNGQHIKLAKLKGEFVWHKHDLEDEMFLVLKGTLTMHLRDKIIVIKEKEFIIIPKGTEHKPEAIEEVEVLLFEPISTLNTGDVKNNLTKSDLKKI